One stretch of Zingiber officinale cultivar Zhangliang chromosome 6B, Zo_v1.1, whole genome shotgun sequence DNA includes these proteins:
- the LOC121988427 gene encoding FCS-Like Zinc finger 7-like — protein MMVKKRPRPAMRRTTSMTEFAAEGETPRPAGGDSQSSSRLLQEHRTQRQAADVDPAEGAPRKVLVGGELVSVNWIEAGYHSGGVAPPGSGVGGRGRRRISSDFAVTETAPFLMACGLCKRRLGPGRDTFMYRGDTAFCSLECRQQHINQVEIKEKCSLTSMKDAVQASNTTEKSDNGESVAAA, from the exons ATGATGGTAAAGAAGCGCCCGCGGCCCGCCATGCGGCGTACAACCAGCATGACGGAGTTCGCCGCCGAGGGGGAGACCCCGCGTCCGGCGGGCGGTGACAGCCAGAGCAGCAGCCGCCTCCTCCAGGAGCACCGCACCCAGCGCCAAGCCGCGGACGTGGATCCTGCGGAGGGAGCTCCGCGGAAGGTCCTCGTCGGAGGAGAGCTCGTGAGTGTCAACTGGATCGAGGCCGGATACCACTCTGGCGGAGTGGCTCCACCGGGCAGTGGCGTCGGAGGACGAGGGCGGCGGAGGATCTCCAGCGACTTCGCGGTGACGGAGACCGCGCCCTTTTTGATGGCTTGCGGCCTCTGCAAGCGCCGCCTCGGCCCCGGACGCGACACCTTCATGTATAG GGGTGATACTGCCTTCTGTAGCCTCGAGTGCAGGCAACAACACATAAaccaagttgagatcaaggagAAATGCTCTTTGACTTCCATGAAGGATGCTGTTCAAGCATCCAACACGACCGAGAAATCTGACAATGGTGAATCTGTCGCTGCTGCCTAG